The sequence AGATCGGCGACGGCGTCATCTATCTCGCCGACGAGTTCGAGGACATCGGCCTCACCGGTCCGCAGGCCGGTCGGGTGTCGGTCAGTCTGATGCTGCCGGTCGACGATGCCGACGTCGCGGTGGCCACCGCCCAACGCGGCGGCGCCGCGGTGACCCGAGAGCCGTACGAGGGCTACGGCACCCGAAGTGGAACCATCGTGGACCCATTCGGTCACCGGTGGATGCTGACCGGGCCGTCGAAGTCGGACGCGGGGGTCGTCGACCACATCCACACCGGTGACATCGTCTACATGTCGCTGCAGACCCCCGACGTCGACCGTGCTGCACAGTTCTACGGCACGGTGCTCGGCTGGGAGTTCGACCACGAGACCCGACAGGTCACCAATCTCGGTCACCGCCTGGGCATCTCGGCAGCAGGCGATTACGGAACCAACACCCTCTACTGCGTCTATGCGGTCGACGATTTCGACGCCGCGCGCGATGCGATCGTCGCCGCGGGCGGCCGGGCGAACGAGGTCACGGAGGTCGCACGCGACGGCACCCGAGTCATCGACGCCATCGACGATGCGGGGGTCGCCTTCTCGGTCCATGTCGCCGCGCGCGCCGAGCGACGGCCCGAGCAGCATCCCCGCGGGGTCGGCGAGATGTCGTATCTGACCGTGCACACCGCGGACAGTTCGCGCTTCCGTACGTTCTACGGCGCGGTCCTCGGCTGGACGTTCCACGGCGGCCGGATCGACGACGGCTGGGAGGTCGACGACGTGCGACCGCAGATCGGCGTGGCCGGCGGTTCCGACAAGTCGAGCGCCGTACCGATGTGGAATGTCTCGGACATGGACGCCGCAGTCGAACGTGTCCGCGACGCGGGCGGTCGGGTGATCACCGAACCCGCCGGTCAGGCCTACGGGATCATGGCCTTGTGCGCCGACGATCAGGGTGCCGAGTTCTATCTCGGCCAACTGTTCTGATCTCGAGCCGATGGCGTCAGGCACGCGTCTGCACCAACCCGGCGACGAGCACCGCGAACCCGCCGACCGCCGCGAGCGCCCGAATGATGTTCCACCGCACCCACGGTCGCACGAACTCTGCCCAGACCGTGGGTGCGTCGGTCACGTGTACCGCCCCTGCGCTGTCGAGCCGATCGTTGAGGGGGACGTTGATCCCCATCGTGATGAGCAGGGCGACGAGATAGAGACCGACCGCGACGATCAACCACCATCGCAGCGCGTCCTGCCACCACATCGCGATGCCCAGTGCCCCGAACACCAGGCCGCCGAAGAAGATCACGCCGAACACGGGGTTGAGGATCGCGACGTTGATGCGTTGCATCGCGACCACGGCGACCTGAGCACCGGCGCGGTTCAGGCCGGGCATCACCGCGTAAGCGAACGCAGCCAGCAAGCCGGCACTGCAACCCATGGCGGTCACCGTCAGGACCAGAATGCCATCGCGGAGCTGACTCATCACGCCACCGCCTGACCGAAGACCGCGTTCGCGTAGGTGCCGAAATCGGTCGGCGGACGCCCGAGGATGCGGGCGACGTCACCGGATACCCGGGCGTTGCGGCCGTCGAACAAGGTGCCGAACAGCGAGGACAACAGATCGACCTCCGCCCGCGGGACCCCGAATCCGGCGAGCAGCTCGCGATATTCCTGTGCACCGACAGCGGTGAACGCCACCTGCTGTCCACGCGCGGCACCGATCTCGGCGACCGCCCCGGCAAATGTCAGCAGGCGCGGCCCGGTCAACTCGTATGTCTGGCCGGCATGGGGATTGACACCCTGTCGCGTCTCGTCGAGGAGAGCCGCCACCGCCACCTCGGCGATGTCACGGGTGTCCACGAAGGGTTCACCCACCTCGCCGACCGGCAAAGTCAGTGAGCCCTCGGCGATTTCCGGCGCGAAGCCACCTTCCGAGAAGTTCTGATCGAACCACGCGCACGACAGGACCGTCGAATCCGCGCGGCCCGCGTGCACGATGCGTCCCGCCTCGTGCGCCTCCGGCTCACCACGGCCGGCGAGCAGCACCGTCCGCGCGACCCCGGCCAGATCCGCGAGACGGACCAGTTCGGCGATGTCGTCGGTGGCCTCCGGCACGATGAGGTCCGGCTGATACGAGATGTAGACGGCGCCGGCGCCGGCGAGGGCCGGGGCCCACGTGGCGCGTTCGGTCCAATCGAATCGCGTCGCGCTGGACCGACTGGCTCGGCGTACGGGTCGGCCGCGCCTCTCGAGCAGGTCGGCAACGAGACGTCCGGTTTTCCCGGCCGCCCCGATGACGAGGACGGGTGCAGGTTCTGGGTGTGTTGCGTTCTGGTTCATGCATTCAGTTCATCGCGTCCCGGCGAGACGATCCATAGTTGATTGGCTCTGAAACATACGCAATCGTCTCGGACCGCCCTATACTCGACAACATGGATGCACTCGGCAGTCTGCTCAACGGTCCCCGCGCACAGAGCCCGATGATGCTGCGGATGGCGATGAGTGCCCCATGGGCGGTGCGTATCGAGGACACCGCCCCACTGACCGTCGTCGCCGTCACCCGCGGGACCTCGACACTCACCTACGACGACGGAACGCGACATCCGGTCACGGCCGGCGACGTCGCGCTCATCCGGGGCACGCATCCGTACACGATGGCCGACGACCCCGCCCACCCATGGGTCGCCCGGATCGACGCGAACGGTGACTGTTTCGATCCCACCGGGACGCACAGCGTGGCGCAGGACATGTGCTTCGGCGTCCGTTCGTGGGGCAACTGTTCCGACGATTCTGCGGCCGATGCGATCATGCTCGTCGGCACCTACTCGATCGGGGAGGTCAGCCAGCGACTACTGGACGCCCTCGGCCGGTTCACGACGGTGCCCATGCTCGGCCACCCGCTGGTCTCCCTGATGGAGGCCGAGATCGTCCGCGATGCCCCCGCACAGGAAGCCGTACTGAACCGGCTCCTCGACCTGGTGCTGATCACCGGCCTGCGCCAATCGATGGACTCCGGACACGCTCGTGCGGCCCAGTGGTACCGCGCGCACACCGATCCGGTGGTGGGTCACGCACTTCGGTTGCTCCACAACAACATCGATCATCAGTGGACGGTGGCCGCGCTGGCCTCGGCAACCGGGGTGTCGCGTGCGGCGATGGCCCGGCGGTTCACCGACCTCGTCGGCGAACCGCCGATGACCTATCTCACCGAATGGCGGCTGTCGCTGGCTGCGGATCTGTTGGCAGATCCCACCCGATCGCTGAGTTCGATAGCCCGCCAGATCGGCTACGGCAGTCCCTTCGCATTCAGCGCCGCATTCAAGCGCAGGCGCGGAATGAGCCCGGCCTCCTTTCGTGCGCAGATGGCCGATGACCACGAGGTCACGGCCGCGGCGGGCCTCATGGTTCACTGATGGCCATGTCCATCCGATCGTCGTTCGCCGCTACCGCGCGCCGTCTCCCCTTCGGCATCGGCACGGTGACGATGCTCCTGGTGGGAGTCATGGTCGCCTCGGTCGGCGTGGTCCTGGCGATGGGGACGCCGATGGAGAGTTCGACGGAATACCGCGACGGACACCTGCGCGACTACGCTGCGGAACCCGATGTCGCGTGGACGCAGTCGAGTGACACCTTGCCCGGCTACCGTGCCGACGCAGGCATCGAGGTGGTCGACACGTGGCGTGACGAATGGCTTCTCGCGTATCCGTCCGGGCTCGGGCGGGCTTTCGTCCTGGTGAACGCGCGGTCCGGTTCACCGTTGTGGAATGAGCCGGTGGTGACCGGGCTCGGCGGCTGTGGGCTCAACGATCTCGGCCAGGTCGGTTGCGCGATCAAGCTCGGCCGGGTACCCGACGGCTTCTACCTGATCGATGACAGCGGCGCGCCCACCTCGAGAACCGACCTCGACGACACCGAGCACGTCGTCGGCGTCGGAACAGACTATCTCCGTATCGATCAGGCCGGTTACCGCGTGACCATGCGCGATCCGGTCGGCCATGAGATCTGGTCGCGCACCTTCGCCGCGTCGGCGCAGGCTCGTACCCTCTCCGACGGCGTGCTGATCATCAGCACCGCGGACGGCGGACGGTTCGTCCTCGATCCGACCACCGGCGCCGACCGCCTGTCGTGCAGCCAGTGCGACGTCACATCGTTCGACACGGGCATCACGGTGCAGTACAACGAGTTCGGACACGAGCGCGTGGAGACATATGCGGTGACCGGTGGCAACGTCGCGACCCCGCCGGTCTCGGTGTCCGAGAGTCTCCGGGTACTCGGCGGCCCCTCGTCGCTGCCGGTCCTGACCGGTACCGGGGACGGGCAGGTCCAGGCCACCCAGGGCCGCTACGAGATCCGCGATCCGGCGCGCAAGGACGCCCTGTGGCAGATCACCGATCCCGAGTTGTCGAAGGCGAACACCAAACCGTGCGGCACCGAGGTCGCGCTCGCGCTCAAGGATCGGAGCCGCGTCTTCTACACCCTCGCCGACGGCAAGCGGGTCGGCCGGATGGACGCACCCGCGTTCGACAAGCCCGAGACCAACATCGACAACCTCTCCTGTGTCGGGTCTTCGGGAACCACCCTGATCTTCGCCGACCCGGACCAGATCACGGCCGTGGACACCACGACGGGAGGGATCGCGTGGACGAGGTCCGTGATCGGCACCACCGAGGCGGTCGACGGCCACATCGTCCTTCACGAGGGCACCTCGATCACGGTGCTGCGTCCCCACTGAATGCGATCGCGACTCCTGTGCGTGGCGTCACACCCGTAGAGCCTTCGAACCTCTGAACAGGGCCACCTCGAGCGCTTTCAGGAACATCTCAGATTTGGTAACGGCAAGATAACGGCGCGCGTACGAATTGGTGTACGGTCGGCGACGGTCGATGGTCGCTGATGGGGGGACCACACCGGGTAAGCAGTCCACCGATGTGTTGTTCGCGAGGTTGATTAGTCTTGGGGAAGCATTCCGCATCCGGTCTCGGTGCGTCGTCGTTCACGATGCCTTCTCGTCCGTCCGTCGAGCACGAACCCGCCATGCACGACGCCCCGACCGTGCCGATCGTGCCGGTCATGCCGCCCCCGTCGCGTACACCCACCAGCCATGCTCGCCGGGAGGTCTGGAAGGTCCGCGCCCCGTTCCTCGCGGCCGCGATCGTCCCCATCGGCGTCATCGCCGCAAGCGCCACCGGGGTGGGCCACTCCACCACCCCCAAGGCGACCGCATTGTCCACCGAGGTCACCACCCAGCCGATCACCGGTGATCCAGAGGCCACGGTCCAACGAGTGGCCGCGACGTTCCGGACGCCCGATCCGCTCCCACCGCCCATACCGCCCCCTCCTCCCGCGGTGGTGGCCGACGGTCAGGTGCCGGCCACGAACTACGACGCGTACCGCAGAGCGGCCGACATCATGGCCAAGACCAACCCCGCCTGCGGGATCCCCTGGTCGGTCATCGCGGGCATCGGCAAAGTCGAGTCACACCACGCCAACAACGGCGACGTCGACCCCACCACGGGCGAGCTGCGCACGCCGATCTACGGTCCGACGCTCGACGGGACCCTGGCCGCGAACGAGGTCATCTCCGACACCGACGGAGGGCGCCTCGACGGCGACTCCACCTACGACCGCGCCGTCGGTCCGATGCAGTTCCTGCCGTCCACGTGGGAGCACTACGGTGCCGATGGCAACGGCGACGGCCAGAGCGACCCGCAGAACATCTACGACGCCGCGCTCACCACCGCCCGCTACCTCTGCGACGGCCACCAAGATCTGCGCAGCACCTCCGAACAGGTGTCCGCGATCCTCAAGTACAACAACTCGATGGCCTACGTCGACGATGTGCTGGGCTTCGCCCGCAGCTACTGACCGCTCAGGAAGGCCTGTAGCGCAGCCGAATACATCGGCACGTCGTCGGCACCCATGAGTTCACGCGCGCTGTGCATGGCCAGCTGCGGCGCTCCGACGTCGATGGTGGTCAGCCCGGTGCGCGCGGCGGTGATGGGGCCGATCGTCGACCCGCACGGGAGGTCGGCCCGGTGGGTGTAGCGCTGCATCGGCACTCCCGCCGAATCGCACGCGATCGCGAACACCGCCTCGCCCACCGCATCCGAGGCGTACCGCAGATTCTGGTTGACCTTGAGCACCGGACCCCCGTTGACCGAGATCCGGTGTGACGGCTCGTGCCGGTCCGGGTAGTTGGGGTGGGTGGCATGGGCCATGTCACCGGAGACGCAGACACTCGCCGCCATCGCTTGCAGGTAATCGCTTCGGGAACCGCCGCGCGCCAACGTGATCCGCTCGCAGATCGTCGCCAGGAAGTCGGAAGCGGCACCGCGCTCGGAGCCACTGCCGACCTCCTCGTGGTCGAACAGTGCCACCATCCGGGTCTCGGTGGAGGACTCCGAGTCGAGCAGCGCACGCAATCCGGCATAACACGTGCCCTGGTTGTCGAGGCGCGGAGCACTGAGCAGCTCGTCGCGCGGGCCGATGAGCCGGGACGGCGTGACGTCGTGGGTCATCAACTCCCAGCCGAGCACCGACGACGGCTCGAGGCCCGCGTACGAGGCGACCCATTGCAGAACGTCGGGCACCTCCGCACTCACCGACCAGATCCCGTCCACATGCCGCTGCGGGTCGAGTGTGACCCCCTTGCGATCCTCGGATAGGTGGATCGCCAACTGCGGCACCCTGATCACGGGTTCGGTCACGTGCACCAGCACATGCTCGACGGCGGATCCGATGCGGTGCGCGAGCCGCCCCGACAACCCCAGGTCACGGTCCAGCCAGGAGTTCAGCCAGGCCCCGCCGTACGGCTCGAGCGGCACCATCCCGAGCCCGGCCGATTTCCGGTCCGGTCGCTGTTTGATGCGCAGATTCGGGCTGTCGGTGTGCCCGCCGACGATACGAAATGCATTGCCGTCGCCGCCGTCCCACGCGATGATGGAACCGCCACGGATCACGTAGTTCCGGCCCGACGGGGCCGCCCACGGCTCGTGCTCGTGCAGTCGTGTGTACCCCGCGGCCTCCAATTCGGCTGCGACGGTGGCACACACATGGAACGGCGACGGCGAGGCGTCGATGAAGTCGCCGAGGCCCTCGGCGGTGGCAGTGGTCGTGATCAACGGGCACCTCCTACAGATGCTGATGTCAGCGGCAGCCTGCGCCCACCGACCCGCGCTCGCAGACGCGGTGAGACGAGGCACGACCAGAGCGTGACGAGACCGATGCCCGTCACGACCAGGGAGGTCATCAGGCGGCGGCGAGCACGGAATCGATCACCGAGTAGAAGAGCCCGAGGCCGTCGTCGCTGGGTCCGGTCAGCGCTTCGGTCGCATGTTCGGGGTGCGGCATGAGGCCCACGATGCGGCCGTCGGCGCTGGAGATCCCCGCGATGTCGAGCGCGGAGCCGTTGGGGTTGCCGCCCGAGTAGCTGAACACGATACGGCCCTCACCCTCGAGTTCCTCGAGCTTGCTCTGCGGTGCGACGAAGCGGCCTTCACCCGACTTGAGGGGAATCAGGATCTCCGCGCCCCGCTCGAAGCGGCTGGTCCACGTCGTGGTGTTCGACTCGACCTTCAGCCATTCGTCGCGACAGATGAAATGCAGGCCCTCGTTGCGGGTGAGTGCTCCGGGCAGCAGACCCGCCTCGCAGAGCACCTGGAAACCGTTGCAGATCCCGAGGACCGGCATCCCCTTGGTGGCCGCCTCCACCACGGATCCCATCACCGGCGCAAAACGGGCGATGGCGCCGGCACGCAGGTAGTCACCGTAGGAGAAGCCGCCGGGCACGATCACCGCGTCGACATTCTGCAGATCGGCGTCGCCATGCCACAGCTCCACCGGCTCGGCACCGGCCAGCCGTGCCGCACGCACCGCGTCGACATCGTCGAGCGTCCCGGGAAAGGTGATGACCCCGATTCGAGCAGTCATGAGTCGCCCTCAGTCCGTGACACGCGAGACGTTGAAGTTCTCGATCACCGTGTTGGTGAGCAACTCCTCCGCGATGCGTTCGAGCGTCACATCGTCGACCGAGTCGTCGACCTCGAGTTCGAATCGCTTGCCCTGCCGGACATCGGCGACCCCGGAGAATCCCAGCCGACCCAGAGCTCCCACGATCGCCTGCCCTTGCGGGTCGAGGATCTCGGCCTTCGGCATCACATCGACCACCACTCGCGCCATGGGCACTTGCTCCGTTCTCGCTGGTGCGCTATCAGCGATCACCTTACCGGGTGGACTGTGGCCACACGGCGTCCGCACCTGTGCCGACCGGGGTTACCGCAACCGGCGACCGGGCGCAGCTTCACGCCGACCGGGCGCAGTTCGACGTCGATCCGGCGCCGGCCTGGCCCGGTCGGCGGAACTCTGCGCCCGATCGACGTCGTCAGGTCAGAGAGCCGCTTCGATGGCGGAGATCACCGCCGGGTCGTTCGGTTCGGTGCGGGGACGGAAGCGGTTGATCACGGTCCCGTCGGCGCCGACGAGGAACTTCTCGAAGTTCCACTGCACGTCGCCCGCCTCACCGTCGGCGTCGGCCGTCTTGGTCAGCTCCGCGTACAGCGGGTGCTGGTCCTCACCCTTGACGTCGGCCTTCTCCAGGAGCGGAAAGGTGACGCCGTAGCTGGTGGAACAGAAGGTGGCGATCTCCTCGGCGGTACCGGGCTCCTGGCCCATGAACTGGTTGCACGGCATGCCGACGACGGTCAGGCCGCGCTCCCCATAGGTCTTCGCGATCTCCTCGAGACCCGTGTATTGCGGGGTCAGGCCGCACTTGCTCGCGACGTTGACGACCAGCATCGGTCCGGGGAGGGCGGAGAGATCGAGCGCGCTGCCGTCGAGCGCCTTCACGGGAATGTCTTTGACGTTGCTCATCTCTTCGACGCTATCGCAGCCCGGAGTCGGGAGGAGGCGATCGCCGGCGGTATGACCCCCGTCACTGCGAGACGGCCGCTATGTCCGATCTCACGGTTACTTGCGTTTCCGAAATAGTTGCGTAGGCGTTAGTTTTATTTGCGTGGCCGAAACACCGACACAGATCCGCGACTCGTCCCCCGCGCCCGCGGGGTCTGTC is a genomic window of Gordonia sp. SID5947 containing:
- a CDS encoding anthrone oxygenase family protein, whose translation is MSQLRDGILVLTVTAMGCSAGLLAAFAYAVMPGLNRAGAQVAVVAMQRINVAILNPVFGVIFFGGLVFGALGIAMWWQDALRWWLIVAVGLYLVALLITMGINVPLNDRLDSAGAVHVTDAPTVWAEFVRPWVRWNIIRALAAVGGFAVLVAGLVQTRA
- a CDS encoding NmrA family transcriptional regulator, whose amino-acid sequence is MNQNATHPEPAPVLVIGAAGKTGRLVADLLERRGRPVRRASRSSATRFDWTERATWAPALAGAGAVYISYQPDLIVPEATDDIAELVRLADLAGVARTVLLAGRGEPEAHEAGRIVHAGRADSTVLSCAWFDQNFSEGGFAPEIAEGSLTLPVGEVGEPFVDTRDIAEVAVAALLDETRQGVNPHAGQTYELTGPRLLTFAGAVAEIGAARGQQVAFTAVGAQEYRELLAGFGVPRAEVDLLSSLFGTLFDGRNARVSGDVARILGRPPTDFGTYANAVFGQAVA
- a CDS encoding AraC family transcriptional regulator, with amino-acid sequence MDALGSLLNGPRAQSPMMLRMAMSAPWAVRIEDTAPLTVVAVTRGTSTLTYDDGTRHPVTAGDVALIRGTHPYTMADDPAHPWVARIDANGDCFDPTGTHSVAQDMCFGVRSWGNCSDDSAADAIMLVGTYSIGEVSQRLLDALGRFTTVPMLGHPLVSLMEAEIVRDAPAQEAVLNRLLDLVLITGLRQSMDSGHARAAQWYRAHTDPVVGHALRLLHNNIDHQWTVAALASATGVSRAAMARRFTDLVGEPPMTYLTEWRLSLAADLLADPTRSLSSIARQIGYGSPFAFSAAFKRRRGMSPASFRAQMADDHEVTAAAGLMVH
- a CDS encoding lytic murein transglycosylase — translated: MGKHSASGLGASSFTMPSRPSVEHEPAMHDAPTVPIVPVMPPPSRTPTSHARREVWKVRAPFLAAAIVPIGVIAASATGVGHSTTPKATALSTEVTTQPITGDPEATVQRVAATFRTPDPLPPPIPPPPPAVVADGQVPATNYDAYRRAADIMAKTNPACGIPWSVIAGIGKVESHHANNGDVDPTTGELRTPIYGPTLDGTLAANEVISDTDGGRLDGDSTYDRAVGPMQFLPSTWEHYGADGNGDGQSDPQNIYDAALTTARYLCDGHQDLRSTSEQVSAILKYNNSMAYVDDVLGFARSY
- a CDS encoding M18 family aminopeptidase; its protein translation is MITTTATAEGLGDFIDASPSPFHVCATVAAELEAAGYTRLHEHEPWAAPSGRNYVIRGGSIIAWDGGDGNAFRIVGGHTDSPNLRIKQRPDRKSAGLGMVPLEPYGGAWLNSWLDRDLGLSGRLAHRIGSAVEHVLVHVTEPVIRVPQLAIHLSEDRKGVTLDPQRHVDGIWSVSAEVPDVLQWVASYAGLEPSSVLGWELMTHDVTPSRLIGPRDELLSAPRLDNQGTCYAGLRALLDSESSTETRMVALFDHEEVGSGSERGAASDFLATICERITLARGGSRSDYLQAMAASVCVSGDMAHATHPNYPDRHEPSHRISVNGGPVLKVNQNLRYASDAVGEAVFAIACDSAGVPMQRYTHRADLPCGSTIGPITAARTGLTTIDVGAPQLAMHSARELMGADDVPMYSAALQAFLSGQ
- the purQ gene encoding phosphoribosylformylglycinamidine synthase subunit PurQ; this encodes MTARIGVITFPGTLDDVDAVRAARLAGAEPVELWHGDADLQNVDAVIVPGGFSYGDYLRAGAIARFAPVMGSVVEAATKGMPVLGICNGFQVLCEAGLLPGALTRNEGLHFICRDEWLKVESNTTTWTSRFERGAEILIPLKSGEGRFVAPQSKLEELEGEGRIVFSYSGGNPNGSALDIAGISSADGRIVGLMPHPEHATEALTGPSDDGLGLFYSVIDSVLAAA
- the purS gene encoding phosphoribosylformylglycinamidine synthase subunit PurS, which produces MARVVVDVMPKAEILDPQGQAIVGALGRLGFSGVADVRQGKRFELEVDDSVDDVTLERIAEELLTNTVIENFNVSRVTD
- a CDS encoding glutathione peroxidase — protein: MSNVKDIPVKALDGSALDLSALPGPMLVVNVASKCGLTPQYTGLEEIAKTYGERGLTVVGMPCNQFMGQEPGTAEEIATFCSTSYGVTFPLLEKADVKGEDQHPLYAELTKTADADGEAGDVQWNFEKFLVGADGTVINRFRPRTEPNDPAVISAIEAAL